One Cherax quadricarinatus isolate ZL_2023a chromosome 96, ASM3850222v1, whole genome shotgun sequence genomic window, caccaccacccctccttcagtttAGGTACTGTAgtgcccaccaccacccctccttcagtataggtactgtagtgccttccaccacccctccttcagtgtaggTACTGCAGtgcctaccaccacccctccttcactgcaggcactgtactgcccaccaccacccctccttcactgtaGGCAATGTactacccaccaacacccctccttcactgcaggcactgtactgcccaccaccacccctccttcactgtaGGCAATGTactacccaccaacacccctccttcactgcaggcactgtactgcccaccaccaccactccttcactgtAGGCAATGTactacccaccaacacccctccttcactgcaggcactgtactgcccaccaccatccctcctccactgcagacactgtactgcccaccaacacctctccttcactgcaggcactgtactgcccaccaccacccctccttcactgtaGGCaatgtactacccaccaccacccctcctccactgcagacactgtactgcccaccaccacccctcctccactgcagacactgtactgcccaccaacacccctccttcactgcaggcactgtactgcccaccaccacccctccttcactgcagacactgtactgcccaccaccacccctccttcactgcaggcactgtactgcccaccaccacccctccttcactgcagacactgtactgcccaccaccacccctccttcactgcagacactgtactgcccaccaccacccctccttcactgcagacactgtactgcccaccaccacccctccttcactgcagacactgtactgcccaccaccacccctccttcactgcagacactgtactgcccaccaccaccccctccttcactgcagacactgtactgcccaccaccacctctccttcactgcAGACAccgtactacccaccaccacccctccttcactgcagacactgtactacccaccaccacccctccttcactgcagacactgtactacccaccaccacccctccttcactgcagacactgtactacccaccaccacccatcctccactgcagacactgtactacccaccaccacccctccttcactgcagacactgtactacccaccaccacccctccttcactgcagacactgtactacccaccaccacccttccttcactgcagacactgtacttcccaccaccaccacccctccttcactgcagacactgtactgcccaccaccaccacccctccttcactgcagacactgtattgcccaccaccaccacccctccttcactgcagacactgtactacccaccaccacccctccttcactgcagacactgtacttcccaccaccaccacccctccttcactgcagacactgtactgcccaccaccaccacccctccttcactgcagacactgtattgcccaccaccactacccctccttcactgcagacactgtactacccaccaccacccctccttcactgcaggtactgtactacccaccaccacccctccttcactgcagacactgtactacccaccaccacccatcctccactgcagacactgtactacccaccaccacccctccttcactgcagacactgtactacccaccaccacccctccttcactgcagacactgtactacccaccaccacccttccttcactgcagacactgtacttcccaccaccaccacccctccttcactgcagacactgtactgcccaccaccaccacccctccttcactgcagacactgtattgcccaccaccaccacccctccttcactgcagacactgtactacccaccaccacccctccttcactgcagacactgtacttcccaccaccaccacccctccttcactgcagacactgtactgcccaccaccaccacccctccttcactgcagacactgtattgcccaccaccactacccctccttcactgcagacactgtactacccaccaccacccctccttcactgcaggtactgtactacccaccaccacccctccttcactgcagacactgtactgcccatcaccaacacccctccttcactgcaggcactgtattgcccaccaccaccacccctccttcactgcagacactgtactacccaccaccacccctccttcactgcaggcactgtacttccccccccCCGTCACTGCACCATTATTACTTTCGTATTGttaatcatttttattatttcctCAGAAATTGTGAAACAATGATACATCTAATAAAAGGAAATATTGGCACGGGAATTCTAGCCATGCCCGACGCTCTTAAGAACTCCGGCCTCTACACTGGTGTGGGTCTTGTACCAATTTTATCTGCCATTTGCATCCATTGCATGCACATGCTGGTACGTTGTATTACCTTCCTGCAATGTTTACACCTTGTTAAAAGTGTAAGTTAATGAAAATAGCTACGCTTAGCAGAAAGTAAACTGAGAGTCAGTGCTCACATGTAGGAGTTTTCCCCACCATCCTGATGGAAATATCTAACGTAGGTACAGATGCTTCTTGACTTATGATGGTTCAACTTAAGATATTTTGATATTACAATGGTGCAAAAccaattacagcctctcctcacttagcgacatactcgtttaccgatgcctcggacttacgatgggctctctggccagtattcatacctaaataatgtatattagagctgatttcctctattctgtttatttcaatgtacactactgtataaacattttaaaatacgtataccagaaatgttatagatagtgcaaaggtgacattaaaacattatcaaagatggttgacacaaactctctaccagtgccagcttgaagactgccaatagacccctggcagtcttcaagctagcactggacaagcacctaaagtcggtacctgaccagccgggctgtggctcgtacgttggtttgcgtgcagccagcagtaacaggctggttgatcaggctctgatccaccaggaggcctggtcacagaccgggccgtgggggcgttgacccccggaactctctccaggtaaactctaggcaTTATAATACATGTTCCTCACTGAGCCTTGAATTCGTTTaatgatgtggtcttaggaactgaactccattgttaagtgaggagaggctgtatgctTTAtctaggtataaatactggtcagacagCCTGTCATAAGTCCTAGgcgtcagtaaatgagtacgtcgctaagtgaggagaggctgtatgctTTAtctaggtataaatactggtcagacagCCTGTCATAAGTCCTAGgcgtcagtaaatgagtacgtcgctaagtgaggagaggctgtatgctTTAtctaggtataaatactggtcagacagCCTGTCATAAGTCCTAGgcgtcagtaaatgagtacgtcactaagtgaggagaggctgtattcatttatttactgttCAATGCTGGTatttagttagttacagtaattattgtttatttacctattcagtgacagtagttatttatttacttatttatttagcatattATTCATATTTGACTTAGGATATTGTTGACTTACGATGTGTTCGTCGGAATGTAACGCCATTGTAAATCGGGGAAcacctatacctggagtttacctggagagagttccgggggtcaacgcccccgcggcccggtctgtgaccaggcctcctgctaTAGTTAACTAGTGTACTACCATGCATAAAATCCTACTTGAAAACCATTGTATTTAAACAAAAAGAGCCATATGAGAGCACAAAATAGTTTTTTAAAATACACAATAGGAATTTTGTTGTACGTTCAATTCCTACAAGTTTAGAGCTTTATTTTAATAATTCTATATactatttaaaatatttttggttATTTATTCTTGCTTTTAAGTGAGCCCAGGAAAGTGTAAAGAGGCTAAATTGTttatttatatactgtatatgtcCAACATGTTAAAATATATTATGCAATAAGCCCTCTTATAAAGCTGTTATATATTGTGCAATTTTTTGCAAATGTAATTGAAAAAGTGTATCCAAAAATTTAATATCATGTATTATGAAGGCCTTTACTTGCATTATTTAATACTGGATGAGCTTTTTCAGTTGTATTAACGAGAATATCTCACTACACAGAATATCAGCATAAAAGAGGTCACTGTATCTGAGGGTTAAACAAATAATACATATTAAACCATTGTTTTCTGAATAGGTTCAGTGCGCCCATGAATTAAAAGAGAGACTGGGCATCAGTGGTATGGATTATGCTGATGTTGGCTACCATGCCTTCGCTACTGGACCAGCTCCCCTGCGTGTCATGGCTCCTGTTGCACGTACGGTCCTCAACACATTTCTTACCATAACACAATTAGGATTCTGTTGTGTTTATGTGGTCTTTATTGCTGCTAATGTTCAACAGGTGAGATTAAAGTCTTTTATCACATTGACTGTTTCCATCAAGGTAGGGTGATATAAAGAAGGAAGCGCAGTCACTATCATTCATTCCCGTGCTGCGTTTCTAGAAGTAGCTACTTCGTGCTAGTGGTAGCTACCTTGTAACAccttcaccattattcattcccGTGATGCGTTTCTAGAAGTAGCTACTTCGTGCTAGTGGTAGCTACCTTGTAACAccttcaccattattcattcccGTGCTGCGTTTCTAGAAGTAGCTACTTTGTGCTAGTGGTAGTTACCTTATGCTTCTTGTAGTTACATATTGTTACTGGTAGCAACATTTTATTACTGGTAGCTGTGTTCAAATAGCATTTATTAAAAATTAACCCatataacaaccacaacacacacacacattgaaatagcttgaatccaagCTTCAATCCTTGCTTGACTCCTATCCTGAATCCttgcttgaatccatgcttgaatCCTTGCATGAATCCTTGCATGAATCCATGCTTGAATCCTTGCTTGAATATTTGCATGAATCCTTGCTTGAATCCTTGCTTGAACCCTTGTTTGAATCCTTGCTcaaatccatgcttgaggctcactgatgtGCCCGGCTGTAAAAAAACCTGGCTtatgaaccaggctgcccagcttttgaggAATTTGTGGCCGAGTGGATAACAGCATCACCTGGGAACCTTACCCGTCTCTCACGTCacattacacaaataatccacaaaTGAGAGAAAGAAACTTACGTTCCGGTCcagcttggaccattaactagctgGACCAaaacgtcataagtttctttcccatgtttgagttatttgtgtattgttccggtcacagTATTGTACCTTCTTATTTCTTTACAAATCACATCTCATATGACTCCCACAACTGTAACATTTGTATGAATGAAATTAAAATGTACTTCAGGTAATTTAATTAGACTTGCTTTATTTATGAATCCATGATTAGTTAAAAGGGTTAATATTCTGTTTATCCTCCTAGCGCTTATCTTATTTAACTATGTTAGGTAAAATAAcatgtacaactaatgtgacattttattgtggtaacgtttcgctctccaggagcttgacaaagctcctggagagcaaaacgttgccacaataaaatgtcacattagttgcacataccCTTTTACCTAATACGTACAGTATATTGTCAGTAtttccctgccttggtgggatgcggcagttcgttgaaaaaaaaaaatattctattATGTTGTTTAAATGGTCCTAGAACATTATTTCATCAAATGTCATGGCAGGGCTTTTGATTAAGTAATGGATCTGTCATCACCTATGGATCATATTTGAGTGCCTCTCTTTTCCACAGGCAGAGTTGAACCCTTCTTTTGTTCCAGGGCTCTGTTTAAGACCCACATCTGGGAAGTTCCAGAGCCCAGTCTGGGCACTTGCTGACACTGTAGTATTTAGCTAAAACAGACACTCATTGCATAATCATAAAACAAATCTATTTCTAGGTAAGAAAGGTAAATTCGTTgatattctaaaaaaaaaaaatgttttttttcaaCAGGTTATTGACTGCAAATTCCCAGACAACGGCATCGACATTCATGGTTACATGGTCATCCTGTTTGTACCTCTATTGGCCATATCTATGATTCGTTCTCTTAAGGTAAGCCTTCTTAATATTTTATCAAAGAATTGTAATTAAATTCATTGTACATTTGTTATAGTTTAATTGATTTATTTACCCGTTATGTGATATAAGGCGTGTTTGTTTTTATGTTATCCTGAGTAAGCACATGAAAACAACAGTATAAAAGAGAATAAACCTGCACGTCTGAAGGGATAGGTATAagacttaacccgtaaacggtccaaacgtatatatacgttttttcaacatttgaaagtttgtaaaaaaagtagatcttctttttgtttttttacatttgaaaatgtgtaaaaaaactttgatctactttttttttttgttatatttgaaaattattttattatcacactggccgattcccaccaaggcagggtggcccaaaaaagaaaaactttcactatcattgtcttgccagaagggtgctttacactacagtttttaaactgcaacattaacacccctccttcagagtgcaggcactgtacttcccatctccaggactcaagtccggcctgccggtttccctgaacccttcataaatgttactttgctcacactccaacagcacgtcaagtattaaaaaccatttgtctccattcactcctatcaaacacgctcacacatgcctgctggaagtccaagcccctcgcacacaaaacctcctttaccccttccctccaacctttcctaggccgacccctaccccgccttccttccactacagactgatacactcttgaagtcattctgttttgctccattctctctacatgtctgaaccacctcaacaacccttcctcagccctctggacaatagttttggtaatcccgcacctcctcctaacttccaaactacgaattctctgcattatattcacaccacacattgccctcagacacgacatctccactgcctccagccttctcctcgctgcaacattcatcacccatgcttcacacccatataagagcgttggtaaaactatactctcatacattcccctctttgcctccaaggacaaagttctttgtctccacagactcctaagtgcaccactcacccttttcccctcatcaattctgattcgcctcatctttcatagacccatctgctgacacgtccactcccaaatatctgaatacattcacctcctccataccctctccctccaatctgatatccaatctttcatcacctaatctttttgttatcctcataaccttactctttcctgtattcacttttaattttcttcttttgcacaccctaccaaattcatccaccaatctctgcaacttctcttcagaatctcccaagagcacagtgtcatcagcaaagagcaactgtgacaactcccactttatgtgtgattctttatcttttaactccacgcctcttgccaagaccctcgcatttacttctcttacaaccccatctataaatatattaaacaaccacggtgacatcacacatccttgtctaaggcctacttttactgggaaataatttccctctttcctacatactctaacttgagcctcactatcctcgtaaaaactcttcactgctttcagtaacctacctcctacaccatacacctgcaacatccaccctgtcatacgccttttccaaatccgtaaatccatatttgaaaatatgtaaaaaaaaaattagatctacttttgtagcactacacatgtgaacatagatctgcttggaccatttacgggttaatgaTTACTTCAGCATTAGGATTAGTTCTTTAAtggagggttttgggatattggctgtttggagtgacatctgtgCTGTCTTATCTGAGCACCTTTGTAGAGACAGTGATTATGCGTGAATgattgtgaaaatttttcttttttgggtgaccctgcctcggtgggagacagcgtgttaaaaaaataaatgaattaaTAAAATGCTTCTGTGTTGGAAGTGTAACCTGTCTAGTGAAGATAGTGCatatagatacacaaataacccgcacataaaagagggaagcttacgacgacgtttcggtccgacttggaccattgacaaagtcacactttgactttgtcaatggtccaagtcggaccgaaacgtcgtcgtaagcttctctcttttatgtgcgggttatttgtgtatcgttccagtcacggtattgtgccttttttgttatttataatgcATATAGTATGGCTAATGTAAAACATTGTGAGAATACTCAAACTGTGAGTAAAACTCTTTACtgctattatttattttttttttagttgtttCAGGTTAAGAGCTTAGCAAGGAAGTTTCAGTAGTTACTGCGGTATACTTGTCTCTTGAAGTTGTGGTgtatatagtagtggtggtggtgtatatagtagtggtggtggtgtatatagtagtggcagtgatgtatatagtagtggcagtggtgtatatagtagtggcggtggtgtatatagtagtggcggtggtgtatatagtagtggtggtggtgtatatagtagtggcggtgatgtatatagtagtggcagtggtgtatatagtagtggcggtggtgtatatagtagtggcggtggtgtatatagtagtggcggtggtgtatatagtggtggtggtggtgtatatagtagtggtggtggtgtataaagtagtggcggtggtgtatatagtggtggtggtgtatatagtagtggtggtggtgtatatagtggtggtggtggtgtatatagtagtggtggtggtgtatatagtggtggtggcagtgtatatagtagtggtggtggtgtatatagtagtggtggtggtgtatatagtagtggtggtggtgtatatagtggtggtggtggtgtatatagtggtggtggtggtgtatatagtggtggtggtgtatatagtagtggtggtggtgtatatagtggtggtggtggtgtatatagtagtggtggtggtgtatatagtggtggtggcagtgtatatagtagtggtggtggtgtatatagtagtggtggtggtgtatatagtagtggtggcagtgcatatagtagtggtagtggtgtatatagtagtggtggcagtgcatatagtagtggtggtggtgtatatagtagtggtggtggtgtatatagtagtggtggcagtgcatatagtagtggtggtggtgtatatagTAGTGGTGCACATATAGTATAAGCATGATGGTGATATAAATAATGGATATACGACTTGAAAGTAATATATAGGTAGTGATTAGAAAGTGGAGATAATTTTCAAGCATTGCCAACTATACTTCTAATACTAATTCCAATTTTATTTCAAACAGCATATATTTTTTCTGCAGGTGCTGGCACCATTCTCTCTCATTAGTAATGTCTTCCTAGGCCTAGGCCTGGCCATCACATTTCGTTATTTGCTCCAAGATATACCGTCTTCATACGACCGTCCTGAATTTAAGTCGTGGAAACAGCTGCCACTTTTCCTTGGAACTTCCATTTATGCCTTTGAGGGTATAGGTGTGGTAAGTTGTTGTGCTTGTTAATTATTTCTTGTATCTTTTAATATTATCCCTCTTTGTGTGACTGCAGGTGTTGTTGAACTTGTGGGTAATGCTTGTCTGTGGTCAGGTCACAGACAAGCATTACCAGAGAAGTTCATCAGTCAGATGAATTTCTCTGGTAATGGAGTCAGATGGCAGTCAGAGacattattaacccttaaactgtccaaacgtagatctacgttcacatgcgtagcactccgaacgtagatctacttttttttgcatAAGATCCAAGAAAAAAGGTACTCACAGAAAGTGTCTTAAATAGACAGAAGGATAGAACTAAAGAATGTATGACTTTtggtaaattaataaataaatcaaATCACAACTAACTCATGACTTGGAGAAGTAACTTTAAAGTCACAATCTCTTCGGGATCATTATTAAGTCATGACCATAATCAGGACCattattgtttttattgtaaATATAAACTTAATTTTTAAACTATTGAAAACCCATTACCGTTCTTCAAATGTTGTACACAAATTTAACATGAATAAATATTGAATTTTAATTAGACTGTGTTTATTAATTTTCTATAAGTTTCTTCTTTATTATGGTGATTATTATGGTGATTATTATGGTGATTATTATGGTGATTATTACGCCTCTTAGTTGAAAATAATTCTGTGTTGTAGTTGTGTAAGCAATTATAATGTTCAGTTCATTTTTATTTTCTTGCTTAAGCTAATATTATTTTTCCTCAGGTTCTTCCTTTAGAAAGAAAGATGACAAATCCAGAAGATTTCCGTGGATGTAATGGCGTCCTTAATACTGCCATGATTCTAGTCACTTGTAGTTATATTGCGGTGGGTTTCTTTGGTTACCTCAAATATGGTGATGCTGTACATGGATCCATCACTTTAAATATTCCCCCGAGCGATAAGTAAGTTCTCCATCGCTTTTTAACATTTTAGTATTATGTTAATAATCTTATTTATTTAAACTTGACTGTTCCAATAGATAGatatatctggagggtgttccggggatcaatgcccccccCCTCGGCCTGGTCCCTGACcaagccttgtggtggatcagggcctgatcaaccaggttgatctggccgcatg contains:
- the LOC128701715 gene encoding proton-coupled amino acid transporter-like protein CG1139 isoform X1, with the translated sequence MLLAAQLSTPGMPGGALETRPLLTAPNPDPDLERAKTQVSQRYDDHRPDVDNVDDDSGLTASGHHIDDAHQQTTNCETMIHLIKGNIGTGILAMPDALKNSGLYTGVGLVPILSAICIHCMHMLVQCAHELKERLGISGMDYADVGYHAFATGPAPLRVMAPVARTVLNTFLTITQLGFCCVYVVFIAANVQQVIDCKFPDNGIDIHGYMVILFVPLLAISMIRSLKVLAPFSLISNVFLGLGLAITFRYLLQDIPSSYDRPEFKSWKQLPLFLGTSIYAFEGIGVVLPLERKMTNPEDFRGCNGVLNTAMILVTCSYIAVGFFGYLKYGDAVHGSITLNIPPSDNLAQMVKILMALAIYLTYSLMLYVPAEIMWPHLSSRFHSTRAKRLGEYAFRAFLVLITFIFAAAIPNIGLFISLVGAVSSSALAIIFPPILEIVTFWPRVTRFTMIKCALFFTFGIVCFVTGTYASIEAIVEYFKHSADPLPGVIC
- the LOC128701715 gene encoding proton-coupled amino acid transporter-like protein CG1139 isoform X2, coding for MPGGALETRPLLTAPNPDPDLERAKTQVSQRYDDHRPDVDNVDDDSGLTASGHHIDDAHQQTTNCETMIHLIKGNIGTGILAMPDALKNSGLYTGVGLVPILSAICIHCMHMLVQCAHELKERLGISGMDYADVGYHAFATGPAPLRVMAPVARTVLNTFLTITQLGFCCVYVVFIAANVQQVIDCKFPDNGIDIHGYMVILFVPLLAISMIRSLKVLAPFSLISNVFLGLGLAITFRYLLQDIPSSYDRPEFKSWKQLPLFLGTSIYAFEGIGVVLPLERKMTNPEDFRGCNGVLNTAMILVTCSYIAVGFFGYLKYGDAVHGSITLNIPPSDNLAQMVKILMALAIYLTYSLMLYVPAEIMWPHLSSRFHSTRAKRLGEYAFRAFLVLITFIFAAAIPNIGLFISLVGAVSSSALAIIFPPILEIVTFWPRVTRFTMIKCALFFTFGIVCFVTGTYASIEAIVEYFKHSADPLPGVIC